A section of the Pedobacter sp. HDW13 genome encodes:
- a CDS encoding type B 50S ribosomal protein L31: MKKDLHPTSYRPVVFKDMSNEYAFLTKSCVDTKETIKWEDGNEYPLYKLEISHTSHPFYTGKMKLVDTAGRIDKFKNRYAKK, from the coding sequence ATGAAAAAAGATTTGCACCCAACAAGCTACAGACCAGTTGTTTTTAAAGACATGTCTAACGAATATGCTTTCTTAACAAAATCTTGCGTAGATACTAAAGAAACTATTAAATGGGAAGATGGTAATGAGTATCCTCTTTATAAATTAGAGATCTCTCATACTTCACACCCTTTTTATACTGGTAAAATGAAATTGGTTGATACTGCAGGACGTATCGATAAATTCAAAAACCGTTACGCTAAGAAATAA
- the mce gene encoding methylmalonyl-CoA epimerase, translating into MNKIEHIGIAVNSLNKSVPLYELLLNTSCYKTETVAAEQVNTAFFKAGDNKVELLEATSDDSAIARFLEKKGEGIHHIAFAVDDILAEMERLKASGFVLLNEAPKKGADNKMVCFVHPKQTNGVLIELCQEIKWV; encoded by the coding sequence ATGAATAAGATAGAACATATCGGAATTGCCGTAAACAGTTTAAATAAGTCGGTTCCGCTTTACGAGCTTTTGCTTAATACTTCGTGCTACAAAACCGAAACCGTAGCGGCAGAACAAGTAAATACAGCGTTTTTTAAAGCCGGCGATAACAAGGTTGAGTTGCTCGAAGCTACATCCGATGATAGTGCTATTGCACGCTTTCTGGAGAAAAAGGGGGAGGGGATTCATCATATTGCTTTTGCTGTTGATGATATCCTGGCCGAAATGGAACGCTTAAAGGCCAGTGGTTTTGTGTTGTTAAACGAAGCACCCAAAAAAGGTGCCGATAATAAAATGGTGTGTTTTGTTCATCCTAAACAAACAAACGGCGTACTAATAGAGCTTTGCCAGGAGATAAAATGGGTGTAG
- a CDS encoding IscS subfamily cysteine desulfurase, with amino-acid sequence MKQPIYLDNNATTPLDPRVLEAMLPYFTEKFGNAASRNHAFGWVAEEGVDYAREQVAKLIGCTEKEIIFTSGATEADNLAIKGVFEMYKEKGNHIITAVTEHKAVLDTCKHLEKNGARVTYLGVKEDGLIDLAELEAAMTPETILVSIMYGNNEIGVVQPVKEISAIAHKHGALFMTDATQAVGKIPVDVNTDGIDLMAFSAHKMYGPKGVGALYVRRKGPRVKVTAQMDGGGHERGMRSGTLNVPGIVGLGKACELCRLEMESEAVRLSGLRDKLESTLNKMEESYVNGNTQHRLPHVANISFKYVEGEGLMMAMSDLAVSSGSACTSASLEPSYVLKSLGLSDDLAHSSIRFGLGRFTTEAEIDQAIAVTEKAVNHLRELSPLWEMFKEGIDLSKIEWAEH; translated from the coding sequence ATGAAACAGCCGATATATTTAGATAATAATGCTACAACACCGTTAGATCCGAGAGTGTTGGAAGCAATGCTACCTTACTTTACTGAGAAATTTGGAAATGCCGCGAGCCGCAATCACGCGTTTGGCTGGGTGGCTGAAGAGGGTGTAGATTATGCTCGTGAGCAAGTAGCCAAATTAATCGGCTGTACTGAAAAAGAAATTATTTTTACATCAGGTGCTACCGAGGCTGATAACCTGGCCATTAAAGGTGTATTTGAAATGTATAAAGAAAAAGGTAACCACATTATTACTGCGGTTACTGAGCATAAAGCGGTTTTAGATACCTGCAAACACTTAGAAAAAAATGGTGCACGTGTTACTTATTTAGGTGTTAAAGAAGATGGTTTAATTGATTTAGCTGAATTAGAAGCTGCCATGACACCAGAAACAATTTTAGTTTCTATCATGTATGGCAACAACGAAATCGGTGTAGTTCAACCAGTTAAAGAAATTTCGGCGATTGCACACAAACACGGTGCTTTATTTATGACTGATGCTACGCAGGCAGTTGGTAAAATTCCGGTTGATGTAAATACTGATGGGATTGATTTAATGGCTTTCTCCGCACACAAAATGTACGGACCAAAAGGTGTTGGTGCACTTTATGTACGTCGTAAAGGTCCAAGAGTTAAAGTTACTGCCCAAATGGATGGTGGTGGTCACGAACGCGGCATGCGTTCAGGTACCTTAAACGTTCCGGGTATTGTAGGTTTAGGTAAAGCCTGCGAACTTTGCCGATTAGAAATGGAAAGCGAAGCCGTTCGTTTATCAGGTTTACGTGATAAATTAGAATCGACTTTAAACAAAATGGAAGAAAGTTATGTTAATGGTAATACACAACACCGTTTACCACACGTAGCGAACATTTCATTTAAATATGTTGAAGGTGAAGGTTTAATGATGGCTATGAGTGATTTAGCAGTGTCTTCGGGATCGGCTTGTACCTCTGCCTCTTTAGAACCATCATACGTTTTAAAAAGCTTAGGTTTATCTGATGACCTGGCTCACTCTTCTATCCGTTTCGGTTTAGGAAGGTTTACCACAGAAGCAGAGATTGACCAGGCTATTGCTGTTACCGAAAAAGCAGTTAACCACTTAAGAGAACTTTCTCCGCTTTGGGAAATGTTTAAAGAAGGTATTGACCTGAGCAAAATTGAGTGGGCAGAACACTAA
- the iscU gene encoding Fe-S cluster assembly scaffold IscU has protein sequence MAYSEKVIDHYNNPRNVGTLNKESKFVGTGLVGAPECGDVMRLQIEVGEDNVITDAKFKTFGCGSAIASSSLATEWLKGKTIDEALAIDNMDIVEELALPPVKIHCSVLAEDAIKSAINDYRVKNGLEAIVLEKSHH, from the coding sequence ATGGCATATTCAGAAAAAGTAATTGATCATTACAACAACCCGCGTAATGTAGGTACTTTAAATAAAGAGAGTAAATTTGTAGGCACTGGGTTAGTTGGTGCACCAGAGTGTGGCGACGTAATGCGTTTACAAATAGAAGTTGGAGAAGACAACGTTATTACCGATGCTAAATTTAAAACATTTGGTTGCGGTTCGGCTATTGCTTCTTCATCTTTAGCAACAGAATGGTTAAAAGGAAAAACAATTGACGAGGCATTAGCTATCGATAACATGGATATTGTGGAAGAACTGGCTTTACCTCCGGTAAAAATTCACTGTTCTGTTTTGGCAGAAGATGCAATTAAATCGGCTATTAACGATTACCGCGTTAAAAATGGTTTAGAAGCAATTGTTTTAGAGAAATCGCACCACTAA
- a CDS encoding iron-sulfur cluster assembly accessory protein, which translates to MITITDKAKDKIDHLMQDSAMGSDYFLRVSVKGGGCSGLSYNLDFDNEEQKGDQFFEDKGIKIALDMKSFLYLAGTELDFTDGLNGKGFNFVNPNASRTCGCGESFSV; encoded by the coding sequence ATGATTACAATAACCGATAAAGCAAAAGACAAAATTGATCACCTGATGCAGGATTCTGCAATGGGTTCTGATTACTTTTTACGCGTTTCTGTAAAAGGTGGTGGTTGTTCTGGTTTATCATACAATTTAGATTTCGATAACGAGGAACAAAAAGGTGATCAGTTTTTTGAAGATAAAGGAATTAAGATCGCATTAGATATGAAATCGTTCCTTTACCTGGCCGGAACTGAGCTTGATTTTACTGATGGTTTAAACGGAAAAGGTTTCAACTTTGTAAATCCAAATGCGAGCCGTACTTGCGGCTGTGGCGAGAGTTTCTCTGTTTAA
- a CDS encoding long-chain fatty acid--CoA ligase produces MPLINEFSTVPTLLRNVVKNIHKPEETFLIHKQSNEWLEVSYEDTLKRADAVSAFFLEKGIKKGDRLGLMIENSPEYVYYDQGIQQIGVINVSIYPTLSEQEVAYIINDSGIKAILVGNNFLYRKILKVAANCKELKYIIPAFKDFEKVTIPADVNVEVIAFSDILALKHQITAAERAEIDQCRNLVIPQDVSSLIYTSGTTGTPKGVMLTHYNFVKNVEVCLQQIPVIDQTETFLSFLPLSHVFERTATYHVCCAQGCKIAFAQSLELLAKNMGEVRPTVMSCVPRLLERIHDKAIKSGTAGGGTKAKIFTWALETGNKYRVAKEAGKNPGMILSAKKGIAEKLVFSKIKEKTGGRLKFMISGGAALPKNVGEFFGDLGIKILEGFGLTETSPVMSVTEYHRQVYGTVGRIIPGIEVAIQDVESKEMISIQTHNTFNEEFECPEGEVIVRGHCVMKGYFNKPAETAEAIDKDMWFHTGDIGRFYKGNLQITDRLKNMIVNAYGKNVYPTPVENIYLKSPKIDQLFLIGDKREFITAIIIPNRETLEETFKLQPSFFEDADPFIGNQEIIDWMEQDIKKISNELAKFERIKNFKIKRNPFNIDEGEITPTMKVKRRIVEKKYAEAINQMYEEGIEAES; encoded by the coding sequence ATGCCACTAATTAACGAATTTTCAACCGTTCCTACCCTATTAAGGAATGTTGTAAAAAATATACATAAACCAGAAGAAACTTTCTTAATCCACAAACAAAGTAACGAGTGGCTGGAAGTTTCTTACGAAGATACCCTTAAAAGAGCCGATGCTGTTTCAGCATTCTTTTTAGAGAAGGGAATCAAGAAAGGAGACCGCCTGGGCTTAATGATCGAAAACTCTCCTGAATATGTGTATTACGATCAGGGCATACAGCAAATTGGTGTAATTAATGTTTCTATTTACCCTACCCTTTCTGAACAGGAAGTAGCCTATATCATTAACGATTCTGGCATTAAGGCCATTTTGGTAGGTAACAATTTCCTGTATCGTAAAATATTAAAAGTAGCAGCCAATTGTAAGGAATTAAAATACATTATTCCCGCTTTTAAAGATTTCGAAAAAGTGACCATTCCGGCAGATGTAAATGTTGAAGTAATTGCTTTCTCCGATATTTTAGCCCTTAAACACCAGATTACGGCAGCTGAGCGAGCTGAAATAGATCAATGCAGAAATTTGGTTATACCTCAGGATGTATCCTCGTTAATTTATACTTCGGGAACTACAGGCACGCCAAAAGGTGTAATGCTTACCCATTATAATTTTGTTAAAAACGTAGAAGTTTGTTTGCAACAGATCCCGGTAATCGATCAAACAGAAACTTTCCTTTCATTTTTACCATTATCACACGTATTTGAACGTACAGCTACCTATCATGTATGTTGCGCGCAAGGCTGTAAAATCGCTTTTGCACAAAGCCTTGAATTATTGGCCAAAAATATGGGCGAGGTTCGTCCGACGGTGATGAGCTGTGTACCGCGCTTACTGGAACGCATTCACGATAAAGCCATTAAATCGGGTACAGCAGGCGGTGGTACAAAAGCTAAAATATTTACCTGGGCGCTGGAAACCGGCAATAAGTACCGGGTAGCCAAAGAAGCAGGCAAAAACCCAGGAATGATCTTATCGGCCAAAAAAGGAATTGCCGAAAAACTGGTATTTAGTAAGATTAAAGAAAAAACCGGTGGTCGCTTAAAATTTATGATTTCGGGCGGGGCAGCTTTACCTAAAAATGTGGGTGAGTTTTTTGGCGACCTGGGCATTAAAATACTAGAGGGTTTCGGCTTAACCGAAACCTCACCGGTAATGTCGGTTACTGAATACCACAGGCAGGTTTATGGCACTGTTGGGCGCATAATCCCAGGCATTGAAGTGGCCATACAGGATGTCGAGAGCAAAGAAATGATCAGCATTCAAACCCACAATACTTTTAATGAGGAATTTGAATGCCCCGAAGGAGAAGTAATTGTGCGTGGCCATTGTGTAATGAAAGGTTATTTTAACAAACCTGCAGAAACCGCCGAAGCGATAGATAAAGACATGTGGTTCCACACTGGCGATATTGGCCGTTTTTATAAAGGTAACCTGCAAATTACAGATCGTTTGAAAAACATGATCGTAAATGCATATGGAAAAAATGTTTACCCTACCCCGGTAGAAAATATTTACCTGAAAAGCCCAAAAATTGACCAATTGTTTTTAATTGGCGATAAACGCGAATTTATTACGGCCATTATTATCCCGAACAGGGAAACTTTAGAAGAAACCTTTAAGCTACAGCCGTCATTTTTCGAAGATGCCGATCCTTTTATCGGCAATCAGGAAATTATAGACTGGATGGAGCAGGATATCAAGAAAATATCGAATGAACTGGCCAAATTTGAGCGTATTAAAAACTTTAAGATAAAACGTAATCCTTTCAATATAGACGAAGGAGAAATTACGCCTACCATGAAAGTTAAGCGCCGCATTGTAGAAAAGAAATATGCAGAGGCCATTAATCAAATGTACGAAGAAGGCATAGAAGCGGAATCTTAG
- the lysS gene encoding lysine--tRNA ligase: MSIGLSEQEQLRRESLKQLRQLGIEPYPAEAYEINVTAADILANYEKDKTAYKTVSLAGRIMSRNIMGAASFAELQDSTGRIQVYLKRDELCPGDDKTTYNTVFKKLLDIGDFIGVKGYVFTTQTGEISIHVTEFKVLAKSLRPLPIVKRDDEGNVYDGFTNPELRYRMRYVDLTVNPDYKQIFIKRSKVINTMRNYFDNQGWMEVETPILQPIHGGAAARPFATHHNTLDMPLYLRIANELYLKRLIVAGFDGVYEFGKMFRNEGMDRTHNPEFTSMEIYVAYKDYIWMMAMVEECLEKVAIATTGSAVVKVGANEINFEGPYEKLTMYESIQKYTGIDVSAMTEDQIAQTCKDLGIEIDSTMGRGKLIDEIFGAKVEANLIQPTYITDYPIEMTPLAKKHRTADGLVERFELFVNGKEIANAYSELNDPIDQKERLEDQLKLAARGDDEAMAMDDDFVRALEYGMPPTSGLGIGIDRLVMLMTNQSTIQEVLFFPQMRPEKKKIELTAEETELYALVKEDERHLLTDVKAKLTDWSNKKWDTTLKALTGKGILKVAKTDEGLFLSHK, translated from the coding sequence ATGAGTATAGGATTATCAGAACAAGAGCAATTACGACGTGAGTCGTTAAAACAATTACGCCAGTTAGGCATAGAACCTTATCCAGCAGAAGCTTACGAAATTAACGTAACAGCAGCCGATATTTTAGCTAACTACGAAAAGGATAAAACCGCCTATAAGACCGTTAGCCTTGCAGGCCGTATCATGAGCCGCAACATTATGGGTGCTGCTTCTTTCGCCGAATTACAGGATTCGACTGGCCGTATACAGGTATATTTAAAGAGAGATGAGCTTTGCCCTGGCGACGATAAGACTACATACAACACGGTATTTAAAAAATTGCTGGATATTGGCGATTTTATCGGCGTTAAAGGTTATGTGTTTACCACACAAACCGGCGAAATATCTATTCACGTAACCGAATTTAAAGTTTTAGCTAAATCTTTACGCCCCCTCCCTATCGTAAAACGTGATGACGAAGGAAATGTGTACGACGGTTTCACCAATCCGGAGTTGCGTTACCGTATGCGTTATGTAGATCTAACGGTAAATCCTGATTACAAACAGATTTTCATTAAACGCAGCAAGGTAATCAATACCATGCGTAATTATTTCGATAACCAAGGCTGGATGGAAGTAGAAACCCCTATCCTGCAACCTATCCATGGTGGTGCAGCGGCGCGTCCATTTGCAACACACCACAATACTTTAGACATGCCGCTTTATTTGCGTATTGCAAATGAGCTTTATCTAAAAAGATTAATCGTTGCCGGTTTTGATGGTGTTTATGAGTTTGGTAAAATGTTTCGTAACGAAGGAATGGACCGTACGCATAACCCTGAATTTACCTCAATGGAAATCTATGTAGCCTACAAAGATTATATCTGGATGATGGCTATGGTGGAAGAATGTTTAGAAAAAGTAGCAATAGCAACAACAGGTTCGGCTGTGGTTAAAGTTGGTGCCAATGAAATTAATTTCGAAGGACCATACGAAAAATTAACCATGTACGAATCGATCCAAAAATATACTGGTATTGATGTATCGGCAATGACCGAAGATCAGATTGCACAGACTTGTAAAGATCTGGGCATCGAAATCGATTCGACCATGGGCCGCGGTAAATTAATCGACGAAATTTTCGGCGCTAAGGTAGAGGCGAACCTGATTCAGCCTACTTACATTACCGATTATCCAATCGAAATGACCCCGCTGGCTAAAAAACACCGTACAGCAGATGGATTGGTTGAGCGTTTTGAGTTATTTGTAAACGGTAAGGAAATTGCCAATGCTTATTCTGAATTAAACGATCCGATTGACCAGAAAGAGCGTTTAGAAGATCAGTTGAAGCTGGCAGCACGTGGCGACGATGAAGCTATGGCAATGGACGATGACTTTGTTCGTGCTTTAGAGTATGGTATGCCGCCTACCTCAGGTTTAGGTATTGGTATCGATCGATTGGTGATGTTAATGACCAACCAAAGCACCATTCAGGAAGTTCTTTTCTTCCCGCAAATGCGCCCGGAGAAAAAGAAAATAGAATTAACTGCAGAAGAAACAGAGTTATATGCATTGGTAAAAGAAGATGAACGACATCTTTTAACTGATGTGAAGGCAAAATTAACCGACTGGAGCAATAAAAAATGGGATACCACTTTGAAAGCTTTAACAGGTAAAGGCATATTAAAAGTAGCCAAAACCGACGAAGGTTTATTCTTATCGCATAAATAG